The genome window CAGAAAACATAGCTTTTCGATTGTAATTTTTGCTGTAAAATCTTCTTATCTTAGTCTTTTGACTGAATTTTTCGTACTTGGTAACGTGCAGATCCTTCTAAATCCACTCTACCTGCCTGGTTCCCGCATTACATCGTCGCATTTCGACACCAAAGTTCGTGCCCTTGCAAGAAAATATCTATAGACTCTCCATAGTTGGAAGATTTCATATGTATGTTTCATGTTCTCTCATGTATGCTGAAGAGTTAACCCTTTTTATGATATCGGTTTGTGTGTTTCTTTACATTATTAGTGGCTCTGTCGGAATTTCATGGGTCCAGTTGCCTGTAGGAACGACAGAGACAGAACATCTGAgattatgttttctttattggatgtttttaaatagaatttggGAAGGAAGAGTTTTATTGTTTAGATCTGATTTACAAATAAGGGATGTCTAATGTGGTTATCATATAGTAAAGAGTTTTACACCATATTCCATTTCTATATAAAAGTTTTCACCTAGGTTTggttattttatacatttaggGTCTTAAAATTGATTTTCACTACCACTTTAATCTGAATTCATATTTTACCCTGTGgcaatatttaatttcattgttaccataattattttttaccatCGCCAACCAACATAGTGGcagcaaaataaaacaaaatatatataatatttacatcttataataaaaatcaaatcaaataattttaaatgataattagaattattaaaattatattaaattaatattgattaataagatatattgaaataatttcatattaaataacaataaaattttgtgaaaactGTGAATGgttaaaatgaataatgaaatttaccTTAAATTTGGAGGTTTAGTGAATATAAATGAGGTGTTTTAGATGAGTGGTGAGATTAGTTTCGTGAAACTAAAAGTAGCGATGGTAGAAAAAGTAGTTGTAACGTCAAGGTatgaataaaaatgattattaaggatattagattaaaaaattatttaaattagttttacaTTCTAcatcttttcaaagaaaaaatctTAACCGCTCAACTTTTCAAACAAAATCTTTGTTTTGTCAATTACGCACTGGTTTTCGGGTTGTTTGTTTGTCGTACCTCCTTCAATAatattctttgatttttcttttgtttttaatgtCAGCTCATATTATTATGGTTTCTGTCTACACTTTTGTGGTTTTTATTTTGtccaatttactctttttttaaagcaacaatgattttagtttttattttagtttttagtttctAATTTTCCAAGGTAAGGATGCGTCCTATCTATTAGAATCGTTTTCAAAGGGTCTTATCATGATAGAACACAATGACGGTGTTTGTAAAATTGGAAACCAAGATGATATAAGGAGGATAGACCATTTGATATTTGGCCCTTTATGCATCACTGATGTGATGGGTTTTTTGGTTGATTGGAGTTCTTCATTAGGTTGATCTAATGATGGCGAGACTAAGAtacaattttcaataatttgttCAAGGTGATGCATCtctaatttgtttataaattctTGTAATATTGCGGTTATTATCAATTTGTCTTTCTCCTCTTTTGAGACTATTCTGCAAACATAGAATAACATTTGTGAATTAGTTCGTAATATCTTATTTATCGTTTGTACTATGTATTATGTCTTTATATTCTTATTGTTCATTGATCCTATTAATGATAATATTctcctaaaaaatatttattatttatttaaataatattttacattaattcaagtgtatagattattattttacaagtacttttaataatatttaacataaaaaatttaaaatttgatatgattgtataaatactttaattaattaattaataaaagataggAAGTTTATGGCATATATTAGACAAAATGTTaccattattaaatatttaatgcaacaataattttatcatgAAGTAAGTTCATTGAATGATTTGCTAAAAGATGTTTAATAGAAAATGGAGAATATATCAATTGTAATGGTTTTTCTTTCACAATTAGAATTTGATATACTTCCattaaaatgactattaaaAGTTGACaggttaattatattttaaaaattttaaataattatcctTTGGTCTGTTATGTCTTCAAATGGCGTAGAATCATtgtcatattaataattaaaatttgtttctcgaataaaataaatgacatgGTTACCTTTATGGTTTTAGAAAACCATTCATCtttagatatataaaaaaaaatacaaaattgttGTAAGACAATCCAAATTCTTCTTGGGAAAGTTGTAAAAAGATCTAACCGTACTGTATGCATTGAAGAGAAGCAAGTGAAGAGCAATAGAAACACCAGCTCTGAGAAATTAAAAGCAGCAAATATGACATTCTAACTTTTATCCTATTGGTTTTATGTTAAAAATCATATCATTaagtcaaataatatttttgtcaattACCAAccacatttaacatatatatattctttttacattaaattgatgtctaaacattaaaaacgaaaTTGATTAAAACCGTCGGAAACCGACCAGTTTGATTGATGGGTTGTTTTTTATCATTGGCCTTCCCAGATAACACAAAAAACCCAGTACGTATTTGCATATAGTTATGATACATGCATGGATTTGGATAAATGCTCTTTGCTGCAAGCCTATAACTACCATTTCAACCCTATTTTTATGGCTCCCCTCCTAACATATACAGATCTATacaaaaacatgtttatatgATCTATACTACCATCTAATCCTTTCTTTACCTCTTCCTAGAATTCGATGCAGGATTGGAAAATAGCAGTGTAGATCCAACAATCGTGGAAGTAAATGGAGTGAAAAATGAAGATCAGCATATCTGCTATGAGCCTCCAGTCAAGAAGCAGTTGCTGCTCCCAGAGCTGCCCATTGTACAAGGTATATCGCGAACTTGAAACTTCAAGCTACGACTTCCGATATACTCGAGAATTTCCAGACACTCGAGTAAATCTGAGTCGCTAACCAACAGTACCCATTCTTCTTCATCATCTAAGTACTTTAGCTGGAATGTTccaatttgaattttgaaccTTTTCGCGACTTCTTCATATAGGTGGAAGCACCCAGCAGATGGCTTGAACTTGAAGCGGACAGTGTCATCTTTATAAGTAGCTTTCACGGTAATTTTCGAGCTGCTATCAACTGAAATTGTCTTTGGTTTTGTATCCTCTGCGTCCTCAAAACTCTGAGAGCTTGATGAACTTCTATGCAACATCGATCCAGAGCCATTTAAGGAGTCTGTCATGCTTGAAGAAATAGGTTGGTGGTTATGTTCAACAATCCCGTCATCATCCTCCATTCGGGTATCAATTTcatcagcagcagcagcagcagccaAGGAGCTTGAGCTCCCAGAGACGAAGTGGCAGTCGGAATCTTCTACTTTCAGATTCCCATTGTTAAAACCCCACCTCTGACCTCCTTCTACATAAGAGTCAGTGGTTGCATTTTCGGGACAAGTCCAAGTTGCAGTGCCAAAGCTAGCTGCCTGGAACGATCTTGAATCTGGACCAACTGACTTAGAGTCCAAGGTACTTTGAATGAGCACACTCCTTATGGCATCTCGGTTGTTTCCGCCAACAGAACACTCATCTTCCTCCAACTTAACCACTGAATTTTCCCCGTCAGGGCAAGAAGCTAGTGGTGCCGATGATTTCTCTTGATCAACAGGATTGGGTACTCGGGTGGGAAGGTTTCTATTGGAGAATACTAATGTTTTCTGGGTATCAGCTTCTTGGATTACATTACCTGCTGCAACAAATGCTCCTGTGGCTGGATCAAACTTCAATCCTCCTTCGACCCCTTGCACTGAGTCAAGAACAGTTTGTATTTTTCGTAATGATCGATTCACCTTGTTAATCTTTCGCGAGGGCCATCTTGATATCCCGTGTTGTCTGCATATCCTTTTCAGTGTAGTAGGGCAAACTACAAGGAACAGGAAATCATAGGTCAATCATGGATTAAAATTGATCATAACTAGTTCTGGAAAAAAATCTTCCAACACTTGTATATGTTCCAATGTTCTTCTGcctattaatttttctttatatacccATTTCAGACTCATACTAAAACATAGATATAAGGATATGACCTTCCAAACATACTCATTTTGGACACCCAAGTCCGAGAAAGATGGGTATGCTTATTATTAGTACTAATAACAATTTGCTAGAGTATATAGACTTGGACTTTGAGAAACTATTTCCAGTTGCATAGGTTTGTAATACATAAGAGACAATTATGCATTATATCCTTGGATTgagccaaaaaaaatttcaggcATAATTTGATTTGAAGAATCTCCGACCCATAAAAAGAAAGAGCTCGAACCTTTCAGATATTATCTTAAGAATCTGGAGATTACTCAAGAAATATTAAGAACTTAGAAAGACAATACTACATGAATCATTCAAGAACATAGCTTCATACAGAAAACCTTTTAGGAAACTTTACATATTTAAAGAGGTTTAGAATTTCAATGTTTACGAGAATCTAGGTTACTTGGATTCAGTCCAACACAGGtatgtttatttctttctaaacttTCCTATATATTTTGAGGGTCTCTTTAGAGGATCATATTCTCATATCCATGTCCGAATATGCATTGGATATGAATATCAAACAGGAGTATTGCAAGAAACATGAAGATTCAGAGCATTGCATGACCTTATTCAGTATACTCAACGACCCAACATGGAGAAATGTTACAGAAACCAAACCCGAACcaacaatataataattttgtgaTGCACATAAACAAGTAATCCCAAGGCGTACCACCAATGCTTTTTGCAGCATCCTTCAGACTCCCAGAGAAATACTGCTGAAGAACACTTAAGCTCACATTTTTTTCTGCtgtatttctcttcttctctacGTGCCTCCGCAGTCTGGTCATTGCCTATAAAAAGATGTACTACGATATTAGCTAACCACATTTGTTTTTCCACACTAGCCATTAAGACATCAAAAATTAGCACTACTAAATAAAGTTGTGTATTCAAACAATTATATAGTTATTTGTTCAACTATTTTGTCATCCAATGGATAATGTCTCAGACAACAAATGGTTCAAGTATTTCACTCATTTTGTCCCGATAATATGTCTATTTCAGATTTCAATGATTAATAGTTGTATTTGATTCTTTCAAGAAGAGTTTAAAAGAGTTGATAAACTCAAAATGCACAAGTATGTATTTAGCATGTTCATACATGAACAAGGCGAGCGTGAGAGCTTGAATATTAGGTGTGGAAGACAGAAGAATCTGGCGTCTACATTCATGATGCTTCAGtataagatattttatataaatcaatatatatcaGAAAAAAGGGGTCATAGATCATGAAATTCCTCTGTGTCGGTGCAACGCTCAAATCAAACATACAGACTTCTTTATATacaaatcaacaaaagaacCATTCATGTGTTTCGTAAGTCGAGCACTAAAATCATACATCAAAAGGAAAGAATGTTTGACACAATACCTGTTCAGGAGGGCCATCCTTTTCCTTCCCATCACTTGTTGCATTAGATGCATTCAATGGAACTCTATCATGCGAGTTCCTTTCACTATCAGCAGACAATACTGTTTCCGAGCTCCTAGACATAGACGTCAGGGGGAAATTTGGGACTGTTCCACTCTGAAACTCAACATTTGAACCTTCCCCACTAATTTCTACATCTGAAACTGTTCTCAAACTCCGACAGATTCGTTGCATGGTACCCGAGAGATTATTCAGCAAGAGTTGCTGTTCAGAACTCCCTTTCATGGTAACCGGAAGAAAAAACTCCAGTATATAATCGTCATCACCAGTGTCAGTGCTCCTCAGCCGGATTGCAACAGCAGCATTCAGGTTAAACTTACGCGCATGATGGACAAGAGGATAATCATTTATGTCATATGTTTTCACATCGGCAGAGAAGAAAGGATGATTCGATTGAAGTGCTTTTCCGGCTATACCTTGACCTTCTTCAAGATAATGTTCGATGCATGCATGTACAAAATCTTGCATCCCTTTGTCATTAACATAACAAGCAGTATCTTCAATGCATAAGACACACTTACCATCGTGGCCGGTATCACCCTCTCGAACACGTAATTTGGTAGTTTCATCCTCAGCTTCCTCGGTGTAATTACAAGGAATCCATGTTAAAGCCAAAGGCAATCTATGTGCATGACATACTGCACGTAAAACATCTGCTATTTCACCTAAAGCCGCTCTCTGATTCCTTGAGAGACACTgtggaaaatgaaatgaaaggaGAGGGATTATAGAAAAGGGGCAGTATATATATCAAGA of Gossypium raimondii isolate GPD5lz chromosome 3, ASM2569854v1, whole genome shotgun sequence contains these proteins:
- the LOC105793992 gene encoding protein NLP8, with the translated sequence MKKMELPFSSKEKGHGYWVPPRAQMEGGEQFDGTAQNLVSEDPFSFSELMNFDSYAGWCNSPAAIDQTFASFGLSSYPPLPYTSFDTLHITGPSSGAFAEAGDALSGMDSSYNFADRMVYQQTDAHFGNSLDSADGELGGRQNNGGTRQSNSLVLANSLVSRSIKRSLDERMLRALSLFKESSGGGILAQVWVPIKHGDQYMLTTSNQPYLLDQMLSGYREVSRTYAFPAELKRGSFPGLPGRVFISRVPEWTSNVIHYSKVEYLRFAHAINHKVRGSIALPIFEPSEMSCCAVLELVTMKEKHNFDSEIENVSVALQAVNLRTTAPPRLFPQCLSRNQRAALGEIADVLRAVCHAHRLPLALTWIPCNYTEEAEDETTKLRVREGDTGHDGKCVLCIEDTACYVNDKGMQDFVHACIEHYLEEGQGIAGKALQSNHPFFSADVKTYDINDYPLVHHARKFNLNAAVAIRLRSTDTGDDDYILEFFLPVTMKGSSEQQLLLNNLSGTMQRICRSLRTVSDVEISGEGSNVEFQSGTVPNFPLTSMSRSSETVLSADSERNSHDRVPLNASNATSDGKEKDGPPEQAMTRLRRHVEKKRNTAEKNVSLSVLQQYFSGSLKDAAKSIGVCPTTLKRICRQHGISRWPSRKINKVNRSLRKIQTVLDSVQGVEGGLKFDPATGAFVAAGNVIQEADTQKTLVFSNRNLPTRVPNPVDQEKSSAPLASCPDGENSVVKLEEDECSVGGNNRDAIRSVLIQSTLDSKSVGPDSRSFQAASFGTATWTCPENATTDSYVEGGQRWGFNNGNLKVEDSDCHFVSGSSSSLAAAAAADEIDTRMEDDDGIVEHNHQPISSSMTDSLNGSGSMLHRSSSSSQSFEDAEDTKPKTISVDSSSKITVKATYKDDTVRFKFKPSAGCFHLYEEVAKRFKIQIGTFQLKYLDDEEEWVLLVSDSDLLECLEILEYIGSRSLKFQVRDIPCTMGSSGSSNCFLTGGS